The Bernardetia sp. DNA segment CCAATGCTTCAAAATAATCAATATGGATAGAAGAATTTGACAAATTATAAAAAATAATATAGGTACATAATAGGTTTGGGGCATGTAAATATACGTTATTCTATTCACTTTATTAGTTTAAAAGTAACAGAAACCAATTTTATATTGCCTCAGCCTTATTAATTTAATTGAATAATTACGACCTTTGTTTGGCTTGTGTAAAATTAAAAATATAAAGAATCAAAATCTAAGAACTTTTAGCCTTTTATCTATGTCATTAGAATCCATTTTTGAAAATTTTAGTACACTTACAGCCTTAGTTATTGGCGATGTGATGATAGATTCCTATTTATGGGGAAAAGTAGAGCGCATATCACCCGAAGCTCCAGTACCTGTAGTAGGACTTAACCATAGAGAAAGTAGGTTGGGTGGAGCTGCCAATGTTGCTCTAAATTTAAAATCTTTAGGAGCAAAAACCATTATGTGTTCAGTGGTAGGAAATGATAAAGAAAGCGAAACTCTTATCAGTATGTTTGAAGAACAAGGCATTGATGTGCGTGGAATTATTCATAGTCAAGACCGACCTACTACTATTAAGCATCGTATTTTGGCAGGTTCTCAACATCTTTTGCGTATAGACTCCGAAACAACAAAGCCTATTTCAGAAAACGAAAGTAAAACACTTATTGATAATGTCAAAGAACTTATAAATGAAGTAGATGTCATTATTTTTGAAGATTATGATAAAGGCGTATTGAACGAAAAAGTAATTTCAGAACTTATAGATATTGCTAATGAAAATGATATTCCCACAGTCATTGACCCTAAGAAAAGAAATTTTTGGAGTTATAAAAACGCTACACTTTTCAAACCTAATTTGAAGGAATTGAGAGAAGGCTTAGGAAGAGAGATTGATGTAAGGAATGTAGATTTAGACAAGTTAGAGCAAAGTGAAATTGCCCTTGCTGTTGAAGAGCTTAAAGAAAAAATGCAACTGCAATCTGTTTTGATTACGCTTTCTGAATACGGTGTCTATATTGCAAACTCATCTGAAAGACACAAAATTGCTGCTCATAAAAGAGAAATTTCTGATGTTTCGGGAGCTGGCGACACAGTGGTCAGTATTGCAGGGCTTTGTATGGCTCTAAAATTGCCTTTAAAAACGGTAGCACAGCTTGCCAACCTAGGTGGAGGCTTAGTTTGTGAATCCTTGGGAGTTATTCCTATAAATAAAAACGTATTCTTACAGGAAGCTAAAAAGAAGGTAATTCTTTAGTTTTTTATCAAACATTATTACAGTTAATTTAGTAAAGTTCCTTTCTCCATAGTGTTAGATTTGTAAATCCAATGCTATGGAAGAAATAGATACGATTTTATTTTTTATAAATCATTGACAATCAAACCTGTAAAAAATGTAATAATATTTATCCTTAGATTACTGGACATGACATAAAAGTTGTTGGTGTCGCTACGCTAAAACACCAATGAACAGTATTTTTTCCCTGTTCTGTGACACACAGAACAATAAATATCTATCCATGTCCAGTACTCTAATTTATCCTATATATTTTTTACTAAAACCATTTTTTCTCCTATGAAACTATTTTTTTTATACACTTTATCAGCATTATTTATCTCAATGTCTTCTTGCAAATCAAACCAAACTGCAAAAGAAACTCCTGTACCTTTTGAAACTGTTTTTCAATCTGTTTCCTTGGGAAGTGAAACTGCAGGAACAAAAGTAGTGCAAAGTCAAGCAGATTTGAAAGATTTTGAGGTAGCAAATAACAATGAGATGCCAAAGGAACTACTTTCAGTCGATTTTGATAAAAATACGATGATAATGGTGATGGCTGGCACAAAAAACACTGGAGGTTTTGAGATAGAAATTGAAAAAATTATTGAAGAAAACGACAAAATCATTGTCTTTTATAAAGAGACAAATCCTCCTAAAGATGCAATGCTCATTATGGCTCTTACTTATCCTTTACACGCTGTAAGCATCAAGAAAACAAAAAAAGAAATTGTTTTTGAAAAAATGAGTACTGTAAATGGTAAGAAGTAGAAGTGATAGAACCCTCTATTTACTCAATAATATTTCTTCGTATTCCTTACGAGCCTTTTCTTCTATCAATGGCATAGAAATTTGAGAGGAATCTTTTAGACTTTTAGGGTCTCTAAGATGATTCAAATCTAGTTTGTTTATATAAACAGGGTCTTTCAAGTCAAAAACATGGTTAGAATCGCTATCAGAAATATATCTAAAGTAGATTTGCTCTTTTTCTCTCTCTACCGTCCAATCTATTGTACGTGTATTTTTTGGTGTAACGGCTCTAAAATAACGTCCTCTATTATCTGACACATACATCACAACAGCATCTTTCCAATCATAAAATCCATCTTGGTTAGAGTCTTCTTGAATAGTTTTGTATAAAATGATAGTAGAGGATTTGTTGTATGTTCCTATTTCCTCAAATGAAAAAGCTATGCGCTTAAATTTTTGAGTAGTCAGAAGATGAGTTTCTTTTGTTTTCTCATCGAAAAAAATCAAATTGTTTGCATTTTGGGAAATATCTTCGGCTGTTTTTCCGTCGTCTGTGTAACGAGCCTCTGCAATATCTCTCTCATCAACAATCTGCATCGGTATAATTGTAAAG contains these protein-coding regions:
- a CDS encoding bifunctional heptose 7-phosphate kinase/heptose 1-phosphate adenyltransferase, with protein sequence MSLESIFENFSTLTALVIGDVMIDSYLWGKVERISPEAPVPVVGLNHRESRLGGAANVALNLKSLGAKTIMCSVVGNDKESETLISMFEEQGIDVRGIIHSQDRPTTIKHRILAGSQHLLRIDSETTKPISENESKTLIDNVKELINEVDVIIFEDYDKGVLNEKVISELIDIANENDIPTVIDPKKRNFWSYKNATLFKPNLKELREGLGREIDVRNVDLDKLEQSEIALAVEELKEKMQLQSVLITLSEYGVYIANSSERHKIAAHKREISDVSGAGDTVVSIAGLCMALKLPLKTVAQLANLGGGLVCESLGVIPINKNVFLQEAKKKVIL
- a CDS encoding protease complex subunit PrcB family protein — encoded protein: MKLFFLYTLSALFISMSSCKSNQTAKETPVPFETVFQSVSLGSETAGTKVVQSQADLKDFEVANNNEMPKELLSVDFDKNTMIMVMAGTKNTGGFEIEIEKIIEENDKIIVFYKETNPPKDAMLIMALTYPLHAVSIKKTKKEIVFEKMSTVNGKK